The Camelina sativa cultivar DH55 chromosome 14, Cs, whole genome shotgun sequence genome includes a window with the following:
- the LOC104744008 gene encoding uncharacterized protein LOC104744008, giving the protein MALSCLENFTDSVITLFGDEYLRRPTPADLQRLLDIGKFRGFPGMIGSIDCTLNDINILDRSPDFDDILHGGASKVKYSVNGHEYKLAYYLTDASLFARQQEAVRKDVEHAFGVLQSRFAIVKNPALIWDKVKIEKIMRACIILHNVIVEDERDGYTLFDETEFAQL; this is encoded by the exons ATGGCGCTATCATGCTTGGAGAATTTTACAGATTCAGTCATAActttatttggagatgagtacttgAGAAGACCCACACCAGCAGATCTTCAACGACTACTTGACATTGGCAAGTTTCGCGGATTTCCCggcatgataggaagcatcgatt gtacattaaacgatatcaatattCTTGATCGATCTCCCgactttgatgatattttgcatgGTGGAGCTTCTAAAGTTAAATACAGTGTCAACGGACATGAGTATAaattggcttactatctgacggatg CCTCTTTATTTGCGAGACAACAAGAAGCAGTGCGTAAAGATGTAGAGCatgcttttggagttttgcaatctcgatttgccatagtcaaaaACCCGGCTCTTATTTGGGATAAGGtcaaaattgagaaaataatgAGAGCGTGTATCATACTGCACAATGTGATAGTAGAAGACGAACGAGATGGGTACACTCTGTTTGATGAAACTGAATTCGCACAATTGTAG
- the LOC104744009 gene encoding glutathione S-transferase T3-like, which produces MDSEDYMNPYRPSSGYLNLLQSQLDTQNLEYSPSPSPSEAPSELPSSQENHKTRHAWLPSDDIMLVSAWLNTSKNPVTSNEQRQGRPKREASHCKQRWGRINELVCKFVGYYDAATREKSSGQNEDDVMKLAHHIYFTDHGARFTLEHAWRDLRYDQKWCASTSIKGNGVKRGRVSDPVSEQDAHHPIDVDEPLPRPPGVKAAKGKSKKALTQPIDVEEDGKAYLEFQLERVSRMYEIKQKDFELKEKEFAMKKEHIKHVMLENLIAKKDELTESEKALKDKLIDDMMSST; this is translated from the exons ATGGATTCAGAAGACTACATGAATCCATACCGTCCCTCCTCTGGCTATTTAAATCTGTTACAAAGCCAGCTTGATACCCAAAACCTCGAATACAGTCCTTCACCTAGTCCATCTGAAGCTCCATCTGAACTTCCATCCTCTCAAGAAAACCACAAGACAAGGCATGCATGGTTACCTTCTGATGATATCATGCTTGTCTCGGCTTGGCTCAACACGAGCAAAAATCCGGTTACATCAAATGAGCAAAGACAAG GACGACCAAAGAGGGAAGCGAGTCATTGCAAGCAGAGGTGGGGGAGGATAAACGAATTGGTGTGCAAATTCGTTGGCTATTACGATGCTGCCACGAGAGAGAAGTCTAGTGGGcagaatgaagatgatgtgatGAAGTTAGCACATCATATATACTTCACTGATCATGGAGCACGGTTTACCTTGGAGCATGCATGGCGAGACTTAAGATACGATCAAAAATGGTGTGCCTCCACTTCTATTAAAGGTAATGGAGTGAAAAGGGGAAGAGTGAGTGATCCGGTTTCTGAACAGGATGCACACCATCCGATTGATGTGGATGAACCATTGCCCCGTCCTCCTGGTGTTAAAGCTGCCAAGGGGAAGTCCAAAAAAGCACTAACACAACCGAttgatgtggaggaagatggAAAAGCTTACTTGGAGTTTCAGTTAGAGCGTGTCTCGAGGATGTATGAGATAAAGCAGAAGGACTTCGAGTTGAAAGAGAAGGAGTTTGCTATGAAGAAGGAGCATATCAAGCATGTGATGCTTGAAAATCTGATTGCTAAAAAGGATGAACTAACTGAATCAGAAAAAGCTCTTAAGGACAAACTTATTGATGACATGATGTCATCAACTTGA